The Mycolicibacterium aichiense region TCCGCTGACTGGCAACCCACCGCATGCATCCTCTGCGAATGCAACTGCGGCATCGTGGTGCAGACCAGCGTTGAGGACGGGGTCCGAACCCTGGCCCGCATCCGCGGCGACAAGGACAACCCCGCGTCGCAGGGCTATACCTGCAACAAGGCGCTGCGCCTTGACCACTACCAGAACAATCGGTCGCGGTTGACCTCGCCCATGCGCCGCAGATCCGACGGCAGCTACGAGGAAATCGATTGGGACACTGCGATCACCGAGATCGCGGAGGGTTTCCGCGGGATCGCCGACGCCTATGGCGGGGAAAAGATCTTCTACTACGGCGGCGGCGGTCAGGGCAATCACCTGGGTGGCGCCTACAGTGGCGCCTTCCTCAAGCTGCTCGGCTCGCGGTACCGGTCGAATGCGTTGGCGCAGGAGAAGACCGGCGAGGCGTGGGTCGACTTCCAGCTGTACGGCGGGCACACCCGCGGCGAGTTCGAGCACGCCGAGGTGTCGGTGTTCGTCGGCAAGAACCCGTGGATGTCGCAGAGCTTCCCGCGGGCCCGCACCGTGCTCAACGACATCGCCAAGGATCCGGCCCGCTCCATGGTCGTCATCGACCCGGTGCTCACCGACACCGCCAAGATGGCGGACTTCCACCTGCGGGTGCGTCCCGGGGCCGACGCCTGGTGCCTGGCGGCGCTGGCTGCGGTGCTCGTGCAGGAAAACCTGTGCAATGAGGCGTTTCTCGCCGAGCATGTGCACGGTGCCGACGAGGTGCGCGCCGTGCTGGCGACGGTGCCGATCGCGGAGTACGCCGAGCGCAGCGGCGTCGACGAGGAGTTGGTGCGCGCCGCCGCCCGTCGCATCGCCGGCGCCGATTCGGTCGCGGTCTTCGAGGACCTCGGCGTGCAACAGGCACCCAACAGCACGCTGTGCTCCTACCTCAACAAGCTGCTCTGGATCCTGACCGGCAGTTTCGCCAAACCCGGCGGACAGCATCTGCATTCGTCGTTCGCACCGCTGTTCAGCCTCAGCGGGGTCGGGCGCTCCCCGGTGACCGGTGCGCCGATTATCGCCGGGCTGGTGCCGTCGAACGTCGTGCCCGAGGAGATCTTGACCGACCATCCCGATCGGTTCCGGGCGATGATCGTGGAGAGCGCCAACCCCGCCCATTCCATCGCCGACTCAGAGAACTGCCGCGCCGCGTTCGAATCGCTGGAGCTGCTGGTGGTGATCGATGTGGCGATGACCGAAACCGCACGGCTGGCCCACTACGTGCTCCCCGCTGCCAGCCAGTTCGAGAAGCCGGAAGCCACCTTCTTCAATTTCGAGTTCCCGCGCAACGAATTCCACTTGCGCCACCGGCTTTTCGAGCCGACTCCCGGTACGTTGCCCGAACCCGAGATCTGGTCTCGGCTGGTGCGGGCGCTCGGTGTGGTCAGCGACGACGATCTGCGCCCGCTGCGCGACGCCGCCAGGCAAGGACGCGACGCCTACACCCAGGCCTTCTTCACCGAACTCGCCGCCAACCCGGCGCTGGGCAAGGCACTGCCGTTCGTGTTGTACGAGACTCTGGGCCCGACGCTGCCCGACGGGTTGGCCGGCGCGGCCGCGCTGTGGGGGCTGGCGCAGAAAGCCGCCGTCACCTACCCCGACGCGGTGCGCCGGGCCGGGCACGCCGACGGCAATGCGCTCTTCGACGCGATATTGGAGAGCAAGTCCGGTGTGACATTCAGCGTGCACGAGTACGCCGACGACTGGTCGTTGATCAGTCACCCGGACCGCAAGATCGCGTTGGTGATCCCCGAGATGCTCAACGACATCCGCGCATTGGCCAAGGTCCGGCCAGAACTGACCGACCCCGAGTTCCCGATCGTGCTGTCCGCCGGCGAGCGTCGGGCCTTCACCGCCAACGACATCCTGCGGGATCCGTCCTGGCGCAAGCGCGACGCCGACGGTGCTCTGCGCGTCAGTGTCGAAGACGCGGCAGCACTCGGCCTGGTCGACGGCGGTCGCGTCCGGATCACCACGGCCGCGGGAAGCGCCGAGGCGACCGTCGAGATCAGCGAGACCATGATGGCCGGGCACGCCGCACTGCCCAACGGTTTCGGTCTGGACTACGTCGACGCCGACGGGCGACGCCGCGTTCCCGGCGTCGCCCCGAACGCACTCACCTCCACCGATTGGCGCGACCCTTACGCCGGAACGCCCTGGCACAAGCACGTCCCGGCACGACTGGAAGCGGTGTCGGCGGACCTCGTCACGACCGGGTGAGCCGCATCATCGCAAAGTAAATTGCGTGATTTATTGCGAGCGGCGCGTGAATCCCGTTATGTTGCACCCATAGCGCTGCCCGTAGCTGTCGGCAGCATCATCGCGTGCACGACGGGAGCTGCGCACCATGGATCACGACTACGAGCAGATGAAGCGCGAGGCGGAGCCCTACATCAAGTTCGAGAAGGATCTCGCTAATCGCATTGCTTACATCACCTTTGACCGACCCGCCGAACTCAACTCGACCACCATGGGGATGCGGCAGAACTTCGCCGACATGATCCACAAGTGCAACGTCGACGACGACGTGAAGGTGGTGGTGATCCGCGGCGAGGGCAACGACTTCGGCAGCGGTGGCGACCTGCCGGAACAGCGCGAGATGCTGGAGAATCCGGGAACGTCTCTGCTGCATGAACTTTCGATCAACGACGACAGCGTGAAGTATCCGCCCGGCGACTCCTATCGTTACCTGTACACCCTCACCGACCACTATGCCAAGGCACGCGCGGGCAACCGGCCGCTACAGGAGTGTAAGAAGATCACGATCGTGGAGGCGAAAGGCTACTGCTACGGCTGGCACTTCTACCAGGCCGGCGACGCCGACCTGGTGGTGTCCTCCGACGATGCCCTGTTCGGTCATCCCGCGTTCCGCTACGTCGGCTGGGGGCCCCGGCTGTGGTGGTGGGCCGAAACCATGGGCCTGCGGAAGTTCTCCGAGATGCTCTTCACCGGAAGGCCTTTCACGGCCGCCGAGATGTACGACTGCGGTTTCATCAACAGTGTCGTCCCGCGTGAACAGCTCGAGGCGGAGACTCTGAAGTACGCGATGGCGTGCTCGAAGACGCGGCCCACCGACACAGTCGTCGTGCAGAAGACGTTCCTCGAGCTCTACAAACAGCACAAGGGCGAGTACTTCGGGAGCCTCCTCACCGGCGTGGTCGAGGGCATGTTGCCGATGATGACCAACGATCGGGACAACTACCCGGACCTGACCGAGGGCACCTTCGAGAAGGGCCTCAACAACGTGGTCAAGGACAACGACCTCAACTTCCCGCCAGAGTGGCGGTTGAGCCACTCCGGGCGGAAGAAGCCCTGACCTGTCCGGCCCGCGGCGCCTCGTCGGGGGCGGCCCACAGGCCCACCAGCGCGTCGACCAGTTCCTCACCGACCACCAGCCAGTTCGCATTCGCTGACGCCGCGCCGCTCGCCTTCTCACCCTCGATCTCGGCGCAGGTGTGCATCAACAGGTTTCGCGCCATCGTCCAGCGGATGACCCGAACGCGTTTCGGTCGGGCCGGCAGGCACCGGTTGATCCCGCGCACCGTTTTGAGCATCCGCTCCGAGGTCATCGCGTACGACCCCACCAGCTCCCGGCAGGCCGGGTCGGCCATCACCTGCGCCGCGAACCGCGCATAAGTGGTTGACGTTCCGAGCGCATGCAGATGTTCGGTCAACGGATGGACCAGGACGCCGATCCAATCCCGCAGCTGAGGGTTCGGCGACAGATCAGCCAGCTTGCCTCGACGGATCTCGTCGATCGCGGCGTGGTGCCGAGCCTCGATCGCACGCAACAGATCCGCTCGGGAACCGAAGTGGTAGCAGGCGGCCGCGTTGTTGCCCTGGCCGGCGGCATCGCTGATCTGCCGGTTCGACACCGCATACAGACCGTTCTCGGCGAAAAGGCGCTCGGCAGCCACCAGCAGCGCGTCCCGCGTGATCGACGACCGGTCGGTGCGAGGGTCTTTGGCAGAGCTCACCGCAGTCAGTCAACACACCGCCGACAAGTAAATCAAGGTGTTTAGAGGCCGGGGAGGCCGCCCGCTCACACCTGGACCGGGACGCTGTTCCAACCCCACTGGAAACTCGACGGCGGCCGCAGGGCACAGTCCTCATCGATCTGATAGTCCGGGACGCGACGCAACCACTCCTGCAGCAGCACCGCGATCTCCAGCCGTGCCATGTGATAACCCAGGCAGAAGTGCTGGCCCCGGCCGAACGCCAGCGATCGTTCGATCCGCCGGTTCCAGCGGAACGTCTCCGGCTCGTCGAACTCCCGCTCGTCGCGGTTGGCCGACGCCAGCAGGGTGATGATGCGCTGGCCCGGCTGGATCGTGGTGTCATGAATGGTGTACGGGCGGCGCACCGTTCGGGCGAACCACTGCGCGGGAGCGCAGTAGCGGATGATCTCCTCGCGGGCCACCGGCACGTTGGTCGCAGGATCGGCGCGCACCGCCGCCAGCTGATCGGGGTGGCGCCGCAATTCCCACAACCCGTGCGCGACGATCTTGGGGACCGTCTCGGTACCGCCGATGAACACGCCCAACATCTGGACGGCCACTTCACTGTCAGTCAGCGCCGATCCGTCGGGCAGCCGGTAGGCCAGCAGGTTCTCGACGATCGGCAGCGAGCCGCCGAACGTGCCGGCGCGCACCTGTTGCACCACGGGAATCAGGTACTCGAGGTACCCCGGCCGGGCGTTGGCGACCTCGACCCCGCTACCGGGCTCCGCCAGGCTGCCGGCGTTCACTGTGGCCAGCACATCGACGGCCAGATCGGTTGGCAGTCCGACCAGTTCGCACACCACCGAGGCGGCGACGATCCCGCCGTACTCCTGGGTGAGGTCGAAGCTTCCGCGTGGCAACAGTTCGTCGAGACGCTCGTTGGCCAGTTCGCGGATGCGGTCCTGCCAGGTGGCGACGGACTTCGGCCGGAATTGCGCTGCCGTGCAACGCCGGACGTCGTCGTAGATCGGCGCGTCGAAGTTCGCATGGAACGGCAACGGATGCAGCGGCGGGTCGGCGACCGGACCCTGATTGCGGTGAGCCAGTACCGCCGCCGCGGGCA contains the following coding sequences:
- a CDS encoding molybdopterin-dependent oxidoreductase; protein product: MSADWQPTACILCECNCGIVVQTSVEDGVRTLARIRGDKDNPASQGYTCNKALRLDHYQNNRSRLTSPMRRRSDGSYEEIDWDTAITEIAEGFRGIADAYGGEKIFYYGGGGQGNHLGGAYSGAFLKLLGSRYRSNALAQEKTGEAWVDFQLYGGHTRGEFEHAEVSVFVGKNPWMSQSFPRARTVLNDIAKDPARSMVVIDPVLTDTAKMADFHLRVRPGADAWCLAALAAVLVQENLCNEAFLAEHVHGADEVRAVLATVPIAEYAERSGVDEELVRAAARRIAGADSVAVFEDLGVQQAPNSTLCSYLNKLLWILTGSFAKPGGQHLHSSFAPLFSLSGVGRSPVTGAPIIAGLVPSNVVPEEILTDHPDRFRAMIVESANPAHSIADSENCRAAFESLELLVVIDVAMTETARLAHYVLPAASQFEKPEATFFNFEFPRNEFHLRHRLFEPTPGTLPEPEIWSRLVRALGVVSDDDLRPLRDAARQGRDAYTQAFFTELAANPALGKALPFVLYETLGPTLPDGLAGAAALWGLAQKAAVTYPDAVRRAGHADGNALFDAILESKSGVTFSVHEYADDWSLISHPDRKIALVIPEMLNDIRALAKVRPELTDPEFPIVLSAGERRAFTANDILRDPSWRKRDADGALRVSVEDAAALGLVDGGRVRITTAAGSAEATVEISETMMAGHAALPNGFGLDYVDADGRRRVPGVAPNALTSTDWRDPYAGTPWHKHVPARLEAVSADLVTTG
- a CDS encoding enoyl-CoA hydratase/isomerase family protein → MDHDYEQMKREAEPYIKFEKDLANRIAYITFDRPAELNSTTMGMRQNFADMIHKCNVDDDVKVVVIRGEGNDFGSGGDLPEQREMLENPGTSLLHELSINDDSVKYPPGDSYRYLYTLTDHYAKARAGNRPLQECKKITIVEAKGYCYGWHFYQAGDADLVVSSDDALFGHPAFRYVGWGPRLWWWAETMGLRKFSEMLFTGRPFTAAEMYDCGFINSVVPREQLEAETLKYAMACSKTRPTDTVVVQKTFLELYKQHKGEYFGSLLTGVVEGMLPMMTNDRDNYPDLTEGTFEKGLNNVVKDNDLNFPPEWRLSHSGRKKP
- a CDS encoding TetR/AcrR family transcriptional regulator translates to MTAVSSAKDPRTDRSSITRDALLVAAERLFAENGLYAVSNRQISDAAGQGNNAAACYHFGSRADLLRAIEARHHAAIDEIRRGKLADLSPNPQLRDWIGVLVHPLTEHLHALGTSTTYARFAAQVMADPACRELVGSYAMTSERMLKTVRGINRCLPARPKRVRVIRWTMARNLLMHTCAEIEGEKASGAASANANWLVVGEELVDALVGLWAAPDEAPRAGQVRASSARSGSTATLAGS
- a CDS encoding cytochrome P450; the encoded protein is MAVMQQFSYSPFDPAVMADPRPFYRTLRDHHPVYYVDELDTYALARFDDVWNVLAINDGTFVASEGTLPAAAVLAHRNQGPVADPPLHPLPFHANFDAPIYDDVRRCTAAQFRPKSVATWQDRIRELANERLDELLPRGSFDLTQEYGGIVAASVVCELVGLPTDLAVDVLATVNAGSLAEPGSGVEVANARPGYLEYLIPVVQQVRAGTFGGSLPIVENLLAYRLPDGSALTDSEVAVQMLGVFIGGTETVPKIVAHGLWELRRHPDQLAAVRADPATNVPVAREEIIRYCAPAQWFARTVRRPYTIHDTTIQPGQRIITLLASANRDEREFDEPETFRWNRRIERSLAFGRGQHFCLGYHMARLEIAVLLQEWLRRVPDYQIDEDCALRPPSSFQWGWNSVPVQV